A genome region from Halichondria panicea chromosome 15, odHalPani1.1, whole genome shotgun sequence includes the following:
- the LOC135349124 gene encoding Golgi resident protein GCP60-like produces MSTITSKKEVKTIWDIPLESLYSLVTDFYKKEKDTIVLDYEQKIRLLAFFKQEKLGPFSSDKDSDTGYFDVVGSHRRKAWISLRDMSNEEARQGLIKLLDAATPRLKDYALQRWREEQRQLEKENCQDQREEKITQSAPTPPKPVAMKSVLAPAALWCTPKAARDFISQISTSPDHRVEVGPGEALTIQVPTSTKASAIFWEFVTEKEDIGFGLRYQRSPGEGVATYPVDQLLPVTKRDCSEDLILGSHQYMTQGTYMLQFDNSHCTSCKIVYYKVFYQTSTPSQ; encoded by the exons ATGTCAACCATCACCTCAAAGAAAGAGGTAAAGACTATCTGGGACATTCCACTGGAGAGTTTGTATTCTCTTGTGACTGACTTCTACAAGAAAG AGAAGGACACTATAGTGCTGGACTATGAGCAGAAGATCAGGTTGTTGGCGTTCTTCAAGCAAGAAAAGCTCGGCCCGTTTAGTTCCGATAAAGACAGTGATACTGGCTACTTTGACGTTGTCGGCTCACACAGAAG GAAAGCGTGGATCTCCCTGAGAGACATGAGTAACGAGGAGGCCAGACAAGGACTTATCAAACTATTGGACGCAGCCACCCCGAGGCTAAAGGACTATGCCCTACAACGCTGGAGGGAGGAGCAacg GCAACTGGAGAAGGAGAACTGTCAAGATCAGAGGGAGGAGAAAATCACGCAATCA gCACCCACCCCCCCTAAACCTGTGGCCATGAAGAGTGTACTGGCACCAGCTGCACTATGGTGTACTCCCAAAGCCGCTCGGGACTTTATCAGTCAAATCAGCACATCACCTGATCACAGAGTGGAGGTTGGACCGGGGGAAGCTCTCACAATACAAGTGCCCACCAGCACCAAAGCATCGGCCATTTTCTGGGAGTTTGTGACTGAGAAAGAGGACATTGGATTTGGCCTGCGTTATCAGCGATCTCCGGGGGAGGGCGTTGCAACGTATCCAGTAGACCAGCTGCTCCCGGTGACAAAGAGAGACTGCTCTGAAGACTTGATACTAGGCAGCCATCAGTATATGACTCAGGGAACATACATGCTTCAGTTTGATAACTCTCATTGTACTAGCTGTAAGATAGTGTATTACAAAGTGTTCTATCAAACCTCTACACCAAGCCAATAG